DNA from Terriglobus tenax:
AGGCCTGCGACCTCGGCCGCGTTCTTCTCAACGGACAGAACGCCAAGCCCTCCCGCGAGGTAAAACCCGGCGACCGGCTGCGGATCACCAACGACGGCGGCACCTTTGAGGTGAACGTACTCGCCCTCAGTGAGATCCGGGGCCCTGCCGCCGCCGCGCAGGCGCTCTACCAGGAGAGCGAAGAGAGCAAGGCCGCGCGCGCCCTGGTGGCAGAGGCTCGCAAGTCCATGCCCGTCTTCGAGTTCGAGCACGAAGGACGGCCCTCCAAGCGCGACCGCCGTCAGTTAAGCAAACTGCGCGGAAGGTAGAATAAATTCCGCATGGTTACCCGCAAAGCAACGCTCACACCCAAGGAATTCGCGCGCATTGGCCGCGCCCTGGCAGAGCCGCGCCGCGTGCAGATGCTGAAGGACCTGGCCGCCCGCGAAAGCTGCATGACCTGTGGCGAACTGCAGGAGACGCAGAACATCACGCCGCCCACCCTCTCCCACCACATCAAGGAGCTGGAGGTCGCCGGCCTGATCGAGGTCCGCCGCGAAGGCCGCTGCGGCTACCTCTCCGTCAACCGCGATGTGCTGAAGGCCTACCTCGACGAACTCTCGCAGATTTAGAGTCGCCGAGATGTTCCGCGGAATGCTTCTCGGGCCCTGGGAAGCCACATCGTTGGAAACAAGCAAGCTTTAAAAGCAGACGTCCTCCGCATTTAATGCATCGCCCCCGAGGATCGCCGCGTCTGCTTAAGTACTTCGATGACCGTCGAAGTACTTAAGGCGAATCCATTCTCCGCGCCAGCGCCCGGCGGCCATCCCTCATGCGGCCACGGGCGCTTTTTTGTTGCTTGTCATCCGGATGCTTCTGTCGTGCAGAAACAACAACGGCCACCCCGAAGGATGGCCGTTGCTTGTTTTTACTGCGGAAGCGAGGGTTACTCGCGCTCCGAGCGCTTCCAGTTGATCAGGTCGCCCAGCGTGGTGCCGGAGGAGGAGGTGGAGCTGGAGGAAGAAGCTGCCTTCTTGTAGCTCTCGACCTCGTCGCGGCTGGCATCTTCGCCGATACCGCGCAGGCTCAGGCCAACCTTCTTCTCTTCCGGGCTCATCTTGACGATCTTGAACTCCTTCTCGTCACCGATGTCCATCTTCACCGGCGCGCCGATGTCGTCGACCATCTCAGAGATGTGGCACAGACCTTCAACACCTTCGGCGATCTCAACAAACGCGCCGAACTGCGCGGTGCGGAGGATCTTGCCCTTCACCACATCACCGGTACGGTGCTGCGCGAAGAAGGTATCCCAGACGTCCGGCTCCAGCTGCTTGATGCCCAGCGACAGGCGGCGGTTCTCAGGCTCAACACCCAGAACAACAGCCTTCACCTTCTCGCCCTTCTTCAGGACTTCCGAAGGATGCTTCACGCGCTTGGTCCAGCTCAGGTTCGATACGTGGACCAGGCCGTCGATGCCGTCTTCAATCTCGATGAAGGCGCCGAAGTCGGTCAGGTTGCGGACGCGGCCTTCCACGGTCGAACCGACCGGGAACTTGTCGTCCAGCTGCTCCCACGGATTCTCCTGCAGCTGCTTCATGCCCAGCGAGATGCGGCGGTCGCTCGGATTCACCTGCAGAATGATGGTGTCCACTTCGTCGCCAGGTTTAACCAGCTTCGAGGGGTGCTTCAGACGCTTGGACCAGCTCATCTCACTGACGTGGACCAGGCCTTCGATGCCCTGCTCCAGCTCAACGAACGCGCCGTAGTCGGTTACCGAGAGAACGCGGCCACGAACCTGCGCGCCAATCGGGTAACGCTCCACAGCGTCGAGCCACGGGTCAGGTGTCAGCTGCTTGAAGCCGAGCGAAACGCGCTGCTTGTCCTTGTCGAACTTCAGAACCTTTACCTGGATCTCGTCGCCAACCTGGACCAGGTCGCGCGGATGCGTCAGGCGGCCCCAGCTCATGTCGGTGATGTGCAGCAGGCCGTCCAGACCGGACAGGTCGACAAACGCGCCGTAATCGGTCAGGTTCTTCACCACGCCGGTCAGCACCGCGCCCTCTTCCAGGGTCTCCAGGGTCAGCGACTTCTTGCTGTTCTGCTCTTCTTCCAGGATCTCCTTGCGGGAGACAACCACATTGCCGCGCTTCTTGTTCAGCTTGATGACGCGGATGTCGATCGGCTGGCCAACATAGGCGTCCAGGTTACGGACAGGGCGGATCTCAACCTGAGAGCCAGGGAGGAATGCCTTGATGCCGATGTCGACGGTCAGGCCACCCTTCACGCGGCCAAGAACGGTGCCGGTGACGATTGCCTTGTCGTTGCAGGCCTTCTCGAGCTCGTCCCAAACGCGCAGGCGCTGGGCCTTCTCGTAGCTGGCCAGATATCCGCCCTCGGGCTCCTCGCGCTCGACGACCACATCCACCGTATCGCCCACCTGGAACTTCGGTGCGCCGGTGTGATCCACAACCTGATCCAGCGGAATCAGGCCCTCGGACTTCAGTCCGATGTCCACAACCACGTGCTTATCGGTGATCTTGACCACCGTGCCCGTTGTAATGGTGTCGTCGGACATAACCGACTGAGCTGCTTCCTTCTCGGCTGCCTGCTCGCGATCAAAGCTCTCGAGCGCGGTCGCGAAGTCTGCCATGTCGTAATCGACATCGTCGGCTTCATCAGCGTTGGTGGTGTGCGTGGTGTCGGTGGCGGCCGCAACGGCGGTCGTCTCTTCAGGTACGAGGGTTTCCAGTTCGGTGTTCAGGGTTTTGCTCTCTGTTAAAGGATTTTGGGATTCAGCCATTGGACGAGTTTGGGATTCCACCATTGGACGAAGACTCCCGAGGCCAGGATTCACTCGCTCTGCCGATTTCTGGCAAGCCATCAAGTCGGCTCACGTTTTTTCGTGTCCGGCTCAACTACTTGTCACACTTCCCAATGGGAGGCTCGGCAGGCAGGAGCAAATCAGTTGTTGCAGGGTCCCCCCGCTGGTCTCGTAGAGCAGAGGGGCTCGACTTCTATGGTAGCAACGTGGATAACGCGCGTCAAACTAATGCGGCACATCATTTACATACATTTGACGCGGTTTTGGCGCGATCTGCGGTGGTTACCTACCTGTAGGGTTACTCCAGCGCGATGACCCTATCGTTAGATAGCCTTAACTGCGCCAGTGCAGCTCCACCGGACCAGGCAGCGGATGCTCCCCTTCTCCGCTCAAACGCCGCTGTTTCAGGGCAAAGTACCATTTGGCCGGTTTATCGGCGTCGTCGATCAGCATCATCGCCGGCCGGAAGCGCAGCCCCTCGGCCTGTTCCATCATCGTTTCCTGGTCCTGGCGGACGAACCGTTTGCCGAACCACATTGCGATGGGCCGCACCACCGGCAGCCAGTGCAGCATGCTCCAGGCGGCGATGACATCAATGCGGCAGGTGGAGGCCGTCACCGGCGTTACGGTTGTCAGCGACGCGAACCAGTGCACAATTTCGCCGTTTTTACGGGCTAAAACCGTCTCGAAACGCCGATTTGGCAGCACAAAATCGATCGTTGTCTCCGGTTTTCCGATCAGCTTGTACGGCGCGGAGTTGGACGACGGCACATGCGGCGACATCCGGAAACCCTCCGGAATCGGCTCAAAATGCTTTGTTTTCTCGTGGATACTGGCCGCCGAACGCCACCACCACGCACGATGCACAAACGGTCCATGCGCCGGGTCCATCAGGCCAATAATGCCGTGGTCCACATTGCACGGAAGATCTGCCGAAATATGGGCGTAAGTAAAGTGTTTGCCGAACTTTGGCAGCTCGGGAACAGGCGGCAGGCTGGCCTGGACGCGGCTGGCGCCTGGCTCCGGCATGTACACCCAGGCATAGCCATCCTGCTCCACGCAGGGATAGGCGCCGGCGTAGATTTTGCCGGGCTGCAGGGTGTCAAACTGCGTCAGCGAAGGGATTTCGGCGCACTGGCCGCCGCAGGGCTCGAACTTCCAGCCGTGGTACTTGCACTGCACATGCTCGCCATCAAACCAGCCCGCGGAGAGCGGAATGCCGCGGTGGGGGCATAGATCCCTCATGGCAAAGATTCTGCCGTCATTCTTGCGGCCCAGCAGGAGAGGCACGCCCAGCAGAAGGGCGGTCGTGGTTTTGCCCTTGCGCAGCAGGTCGCTGCGCAGCGCCGGGTACCACTCGCCAAAAATCATCTCTGTCGGAGGGCCTTCAACCCCCTCCATCAGCTTGTCGTTGCGCAACTTCATCCGAGCCTGAGACTACAACAGAAGTTGCGAGATGTGCGTTGCGCGTTCTCTGTGGTGTGACGAAGAACACACGCCACCCAACTCGCATCGCGCAACTGCACCTACACTGATCTCACGTGAGAGCCCTTCCTCCATCGACGAGAAGAGTTTTGTGGCTGCTGGCCTTGTGGGCCGTGTTTTATGCCAGCTTTACGCTGTTTTCGCCGCCACTGCTGGACGATGCGGATTCCGTTCACGCCGAGGTGGCGCGTGAGATGGTGCAGCGCGGCGACTGGGTGACGCTGTATGCCAATGGCATCCGCTACCTGGAGAAGGCGCCGGTGCTGTACTGGTCCATGGCGGCGTCCATGAAGGTATTGGGGGCCTATGCCGCCGCGGCGCGCGTGCCCATGGCGTTGATGGTGCTGGCGCTGGCGGCGATCGCATGGATCTTCGGGAGCAGGCTGAACGGCGAGCGGGCTGGGTTTTATGCGGCGATCGTGCTGCTGAGCTGCTTCGGGATCTTTATCTTCAGCCGCATTCTGTTGCCGGATGTGGCGGTGTGTCTGTGGTTGACGGTGGCGATGTACTGCTTCTGGAGGGTGGAGAGTGCCTTGCCACCTACCCTAGAGTTGCGAGGATGGAGCACCCGTGGATATGAAACAGCGTACTGCTGGGGCTTTGCCGTCTTTTGTGCGCTGGGCGTTCTGACAAAGGGACTGATCGGTCTTGTTTTCCCGGGGGCCATTGCCGTCGTCTATCTGCTGCTGGCCCATGGGTGGCGAGGCATGCCGCGGCGGGTGTGGCAGATGCGGCCCATCAGCTCTCTGCTTGTCTTTCTCGCAGTGGCCGCGCCGTGGCATGTGTTGATCGGGCTGGCGAATCCGGACCACGGTCACCCGGTTGGCCTGATACGGCAGAACGGCCACTGGTTTGTACCGGAGCCCACGCTGGGCAATGTGCATGGGTGGACGTGGTTCTACTTCATGAACGAGCACGTGCTGCGCTACATGAACCTGCGGGTGCCGCGGGATTACGACACGGTTCCTCTGTGGCTGTTCTGGGCGCTGCTGCTGGTGTGGCTGTTGCCGTGGTCGGCATTTGTGTTGCCGGCGCTGAAACGGGTGCGGTTCCGGGACGCGACGAAGGCCGGCCGCGAGCGGCTGTTCCTGGCGGTGTGGGCGGCGGTGCCAATGCTGTTCTTCAGCTTCAGCACGCGGCAGGAGTATTACGTTCTTCCTGCGCTGCCCGCCCTGGCGTTGTTGATTGCCTGCTGGCTGCAGGAGGAAGCCGTCGAGGCCGAAAGCTTTGCCGTGCCGCAGCCATTGGTGGCTACCGGACAGCGCGTGGTGACGGTGATGTTTGTCCTCGGTGTCCTGATCATGATGGTCTGCGGACTTCTGCTGCTGAATGCCAAGGAGCCGCCGCCGGGCACGGACATTGCGGCGCTGCTGCAGCAGAATCCCGGGGAGTACGCTCTGTCGTTCGGGCACTTTCTTGACCTGACCGGGCCGGCGATGGGCATGTTTGAAGGCCCGCTGGGGCTGACGGCCGTGGCCTTTGGCGTGGGCACGGCAATGGCGTGGTGGAAGCGGCGGCAGTTTGAGCCGCATGTGTCGAACCTCTGGATCGTGGGGATGGCGTTTACCTTTCTGCTGGCGGCGCATACGGGGCTGCGCTTCTTTGCCCCGGCACTGACCTCAAAGCAGCTTGCGGACGCAATCAAGAACGATGTAACTCCGAAAGACCTGATCGTGATTCACGGCGAGTACGAGGCCGGGTCGACGCTGGGTTTCTACCTGCGGCGCAATGACATTCACATCTACGAAGGGCGCAGCGCGAACCTCTGGTACGGATCGTTCTTCACGGACGCTCCGAAGATCTTTGAAGACGAGGCATCGCTGAAGGCGAAGTGGCTGAGCCATCAAAGGGTCTTCCTGTGGACGGAGAGCGGCAAGGTGCCGCCGTTCCTGGGGAAGGATTACTTCGTGGTTCTGGAGAGCGGCGGGAAAGCACTGATCTCGAACTATGGGAATGTGGTCCCGAAGTAGGGGGAGTTTTCAGTGCTCTGTTGTCAGGTGTCAGAGAAGCAGATCGCTGCGGGATGACAGATCGGTGGAGATAACTCACAACTGAGAACTAAGAACTAACAACTGTCTTCACAAGTTTGCCCTTGTTCAGCTTGAAGGTTTCGCCTCGCCATTCAATGGTGTCGTCGGTCAGACCGAAGAGCCAGAGCAGGAGGCAAACCGAGTCCTTGAACGGGATGAGCCACAGGTCGCGCAGCACCTGTCCGTCGCGCAGTACGCCGACTCCAACGGTGAGGCACATGGCCATGCGGGCCAGCAGTGCCATGCTCAGCAGCGAGAAAGCCCAAAGGTCAAAGCCTGAGGCGATGACGGTAGCCAGAGCCCACGGTACGCAGTAGGTGGTGGGCAGGCCGAAGTAGCCGCCGGGGCGCGCATCGCGCACGGTGCGGTACCAGCGGATCTGGTGGCTCCAGTAGTCCCGGGCGGTGTATTGCGGGGCGGAGGTGTCGACAACCTCGTCTGAGAGCACAACCTGGTAACCGGCCTGGCTGATGCGCAGGCCAAGCTCGTAGTCATCGGCAAGGTACTCGACGATGGCTTCCAGGCCGCCGATCTCGGTGAGGATGCGCTTGCGCGTGGCCAGCGTTGCGCCCAGGCCGAAGTGGATGCCTTTCTCCATACGCCGCGCGACCATCAGGCCGGGAACGAAGTCGCAGGCGATGCCGAGAGCTTCGAGTTTTGCCCAGACCGTGGCTCCGCGCTGTGTGGTGAGTGCGCGATAAGCGCAGGTGACCATGCCGGTGCGGGCATCGTCAAAGGGCGAGAGCACGCGCGCCAGGTAGCGCGGCGAGACGAGGATGTCGGCATCGTTGATGACGATGTACTCATGCGCGGCGTGCGGCAGCATCTGGGCCAGGTTGCTGACCTTGCCGCTGGTGCCCAGCCGCTGTGGCGTGTGGACCAGGAGGATGTCCATCTGCGGGAACTCGGCCTGCAGACGATGGACTTCGGCGACGGCGGGGTCGGCCATGTCGGAGACGCCGAAGAGAAGCTGTACCGGCCCCTCGTACTGCTGGGTGCAGTGGCTGGCGAAGGCGGCGTAGAGATGCGGGTCCATGCCCTTGAGGGGCTTCATGACGGTGACGCCGGGCGCGAAGTCCGGGCGCTGTGTTTTGCGCCATGTGCGGACGAAGTCCCGCGTTCCCCAGAGCGACATCAGGCAGAAGGCGATTCCCGCGAGGGTGAGCAGAGCGAAGAAGATGGCAATCCCGAGGGCCATTGCTTCTAGGGTAAATGGAGCGGAGTTGCGAGTTACGAGTTGTGTGGTGTGAGTTGGGCCCTCAGGCCATTTCTACACACAATGCACAACTCAGCACGCACAACTTATTACTCGTAACGAAGGGCTTCGATGGGGTTCAGGTTGGCGGCTTTCCAGGCTGGGTAGATGCCGAAGACCAGGCCGATGCCGCAGGAGCCGATGAAGGCGGCGATGATCCAGACCACGGAGATGCTGACCGGCAGGAGGAAGTGCAGCAGGCCGGCGAGAATGCCTCCGACGGTGATGCCGATGAAGCCGCCGACGGCGCACAGGGTGATGGCCTCCAGCGTGAACTGCGAGAGGATGGTCTGCTTGGTGGCTCCGATGGCCTTGCGCACGCCGATCTCGCGGGTGCGTTCGGTGACGGAGACCAGCATGATGTTCATGACGCCGACGCCGCCCACCATCAGGCCGACGGACGAGAGGCCGAACATCAGGGCGAACAGGCCGCCGGTGATCTGCGACCACAGGCGGGTGATGGAGTCGGACGAGAAGATGGCGAAGTTGTCGTCCTTGTTGTTAGGCACCTTGCGGCGGCGCCGCAGCAGGTCGCGCAGCTCGTCTTCCACCAGAGAGCGGTTCTTCTGCTCGTCGTACTTCACGCTGACCCAGTAATCGAGGATCTCGGGGTGGATTTTGTGAAAGGTGGCCAGCGGCATGTAGGCGTAGTTGTCCTGCGGGTTCTTTCCGCCGCCTACCAGGGACTTCTGCTTGTCCATGACACCGATGACGGTGAAGAAGCGGTTGTCGAGGGCGATCTCCTGGCCGATGGGGTTTTCCGCAGGGAAGAGGCCGGCGGCGGTGTCGTAGCCGAGTACGACCACGTCGGAGGCGCGCTGTTCTTCGGTCTCCGTGAACATGCGGCCGGCGGTCAGGTTGTAGTCATACACGTCCTTGACAGAGGCGGTGTCGCCTTCAATGGAGACGGACTGTACCTTGCGGCTCTTGAACTTGGCGGTGACGTTGCCTTCGTTGAACTGCATGTTGGCATAGCGCAGGCCGGGTGAGACTGCGACGACGTGCGGCAGGTCTTTCATGGCCATGGCATCGTCATAGGTGAGCTGCTTGCGGGTCAGCATCTCGGTGGTGGGACGACCGAAGCCGAACTCGAAGCGGAAGACCCAGAGCACGTTGGTGCCGAAGCTGGAGACAGCCTCTGAGACCTGGCCGTTGAGGCCGTTGATGACCGACGAGATCAGGATGACGGTGGAGACGCCGATGACGATGCCAAGGATGGTGAGACCGGAGCGCAGCTTGTTGGCGCGCAGCGTGTCCATGGCCATGGTGACGGTTTCTTTGAAGTCGGCGAGTTTCATTTAGAGCTCCGACCGCAGCGCAGTGATGGGGTTCAGCATGGCTGCCTTTCGTGCGGGATAGACGCCGAAGAAGAGGCCGGTGGCGGTGGCGACAAAGAGCCCGGCAAAGATGCTCCAGACGGCGAGCGAGGAGGGGAAGCCGAGAGCGAAGGTGATGCCCTGGGCTACACCGACTCCTCCGATGACGCCAAAGGCGCCGCCGACCAGGGACAGGGTGGCGCTTTCGATAAGGAACTGCAGCATCACGTCTTTGCGCTTGGCGCCGAGCGCCTTGCGGACGCCGATCTCACGGGTCCGTTCGGTGACCGAGACCAGCATGATGTTCATGATGACGATGCCGCCGACCACCAGGGAGACGCCGGCGATGGCGACGGCCACGGCCTCAAAGCTGCCGGAGATCTGGTTCCACAGGCCGACGAAGCTGTCATTGGTATCCAGCGAGAAGTCGTCCTCTTCGCCGGGGCGGTTGTGACGTTCGCTGCGTACCAGGGTGCGGACCTCTTCGACGGCGGCGTTCAATGGCTCGCCGGTGGCTCCGGCCTTGGCGTACAGGCGCACGCTCTTGGAGGAACCGTAGGTGCGCTGGAAGGTGGTGATGGGGACGGCCACCCAGTTGTCCTGGCTGGAGCCGAAACTCTTACCCTGTTTCTCGCCGACGCCGATCACGGTATAGGGCACGCCGTCGACACGGATCTCCTGGCCGAGCGGGTCGTTGCCGCCGAGCACGTTGTCCTGGATATCCGTGCCGATGATGGCGACGTGGGCGTTGTGCTCTTCCTCGGTGGGGGTGAAGCTGCGTCCCAGAACGACGTTCAGGTTGTACATGGGCGGCATGGAGGAGGTCCATCCGCGGATATCGGTGTCCGTGGTGGAGTGCGTTCCGGAGACAA
Protein-coding regions in this window:
- a CDS encoding ABC transporter permease, translating into MEFREAVKIALQSLWSNKLRSVLTLLGVVIGVGSVIAVVTLVNGANVYVAEKIYRYGADVFTVSKQPTVITSYEEYSKFQKRKILRLDDYRFVLEHCKHCQAVGATQTSTGKVVSGTHSTTDTDIRGWTSSMPPMYNLNVVLGRSFTPTEEEHNAHVAIIGTDIQDNVLGGNDPLGQEIRVDGVPYTVIGVGEKQGKSFGSSQDNWVAVPITTFQRTYGSSKSVRLYAKAGATGEPLNAAVEEVRTLVRSERHNRPGEEDDFSLDTNDSFVGLWNQISGSFEAVAVAIAGVSLVVGGIVIMNIMLVSVTERTREIGVRKALGAKRKDVMLQFLIESATLSLVGGAFGVIGGVGVAQGITFALGFPSSLAVWSIFAGLFVATATGLFFGVYPARKAAMLNPITALRSEL
- a CDS encoding ArsR/SmtB family transcription factor; this encodes MVTRKATLTPKEFARIGRALAEPRRVQMLKDLAARESCMTCGELQETQNITPPTLSHHIKELEVAGLIEVRREGRCGYLSVNRDVLKAYLDELSQI
- a CDS encoding ArnT family glycosyltransferase; its protein translation is MWLLALWAVFYASFTLFSPPLLDDADSVHAEVAREMVQRGDWVTLYANGIRYLEKAPVLYWSMAASMKVLGAYAAAARVPMALMVLALAAIAWIFGSRLNGERAGFYAAIVLLSCFGIFIFSRILLPDVAVCLWLTVAMYCFWRVESALPPTLELRGWSTRGYETAYCWGFAVFCALGVLTKGLIGLVFPGAIAVVYLLLAHGWRGMPRRVWQMRPISSLLVFLAVAAPWHVLIGLANPDHGHPVGLIRQNGHWFVPEPTLGNVHGWTWFYFMNEHVLRYMNLRVPRDYDTVPLWLFWALLLVWLLPWSAFVLPALKRVRFRDATKAGRERLFLAVWAAVPMLFFSFSTRQEYYVLPALPALALLIACWLQEEAVEAESFAVPQPLVATGQRVVTVMFVLGVLIMMVCGLLLLNAKEPPPGTDIAALLQQNPGEYALSFGHFLDLTGPAMGMFEGPLGLTAVAFGVGTAMAWWKRRQFEPHVSNLWIVGMAFTFLLAAHTGLRFFAPALTSKQLADAIKNDVTPKDLIVIHGEYEAGSTLGFYLRRNDIHIYEGRSANLWYGSFFTDAPKIFEDEASLKAKWLSHQRVFLWTESGKVPPFLGKDYFVVLESGGKALISNYGNVVPK
- a CDS encoding RNA-binding S4 domain-containing protein, with the translated sequence MAVPAHVRMDKWLWAARFFKTRSIAVKACDLGRVLLNGQNAKPSREVKPGDRLRITNDGGTFEVNVLALSEIRGPAAAAQALYQESEESKAARALVAEARKSMPVFEFEHEGRPSKRDRRQLSKLRGR
- a CDS encoding ABC transporter permease; this translates as MKLADFKETVTMAMDTLRANKLRSGLTILGIVIGVSTVILISSVINGLNGQVSEAVSSFGTNVLWVFRFEFGFGRPTTEMLTRKQLTYDDAMAMKDLPHVVAVSPGLRYANMQFNEGNVTAKFKSRKVQSVSIEGDTASVKDVYDYNLTAGRMFTETEEQRASDVVVLGYDTAAGLFPAENPIGQEIALDNRFFTVIGVMDKQKSLVGGGKNPQDNYAYMPLATFHKIHPEILDYWVSVKYDEQKNRSLVEDELRDLLRRRRKVPNNKDDNFAIFSSDSITRLWSQITGGLFALMFGLSSVGLMVGGVGVMNIMLVSVTERTREIGVRKAIGATKQTILSQFTLEAITLCAVGGFIGITVGGILAGLLHFLLPVSISVVWIIAAFIGSCGIGLVFGIYPAWKAANLNPIEALRYE
- the hpnI gene encoding bacteriohopanetetrol glucosamine biosynthesis glycosyltransferase HpnI, with amino-acid sequence MALGIAIFFALLTLAGIAFCLMSLWGTRDFVRTWRKTQRPDFAPGVTVMKPLKGMDPHLYAAFASHCTQQYEGPVQLLFGVSDMADPAVAEVHRLQAEFPQMDILLVHTPQRLGTSGKVSNLAQMLPHAAHEYIVINDADILVSPRYLARVLSPFDDARTGMVTCAYRALTTQRGATVWAKLEALGIACDFVPGLMVARRMEKGIHFGLGATLATRKRILTEIGGLEAIVEYLADDYELGLRISQAGYQVVLSDEVVDTSAPQYTARDYWSHQIRWYRTVRDARPGGYFGLPTTYCVPWALATVIASGFDLWAFSLLSMALLARMAMCLTVGVGVLRDGQVLRDLWLIPFKDSVCLLLWLFGLTDDTIEWRGETFKLNKGKLVKTVVSS
- a CDS encoding 30S ribosomal protein S1, which encodes MAESQNPLTESKTLNTELETLVPEETTAVAAATDTTHTTNADEADDVDYDMADFATALESFDREQAAEKEAAQSVMSDDTITTGTVVKITDKHVVVDIGLKSEGLIPLDQVVDHTGAPKFQVGDTVDVVVEREEPEGGYLASYEKAQRLRVWDELEKACNDKAIVTGTVLGRVKGGLTVDIGIKAFLPGSQVEIRPVRNLDAYVGQPIDIRVIKLNKKRGNVVVSRKEILEEEQNSKKSLTLETLEEGAVLTGVVKNLTDYGAFVDLSGLDGLLHITDMSWGRLTHPRDLVQVGDEIQVKVLKFDKDKQRVSLGFKQLTPDPWLDAVERYPIGAQVRGRVLSVTDYGAFVELEQGIEGLVHVSEMSWSKRLKHPSKLVKPGDEVDTIILQVNPSDRRISLGMKQLQENPWEQLDDKFPVGSTVEGRVRNLTDFGAFIEIEDGIDGLVHVSNLSWTKRVKHPSEVLKKGEKVKAVVLGVEPENRRLSLGIKQLEPDVWDTFFAQHRTGDVVKGKILRTAQFGAFVEIAEGVEGLCHISEMVDDIGAPVKMDIGDEKEFKIVKMSPEEKKVGLSLRGIGEDASRDEVESYKKAASSSSSTSSSGTTLGDLINWKRSERE
- a CDS encoding Rieske 2Fe-2S domain-containing protein: MKLRNDKLMEGVEGPPTEMIFGEWYPALRSDLLRKGKTTTALLLGVPLLLGRKNDGRIFAMRDLCPHRGIPLSAGWFDGEHVQCKYHGWKFEPCGGQCAEIPSLTQFDTLQPGKIYAGAYPCVEQDGYAWVYMPEPGASRVQASLPPVPELPKFGKHFTYAHISADLPCNVDHGIIGLMDPAHGPFVHRAWWWRSAASIHEKTKHFEPIPEGFRMSPHVPSSNSAPYKLIGKPETTIDFVLPNRRFETVLARKNGEIVHWFASLTTVTPVTASTCRIDVIAAWSMLHWLPVVRPIAMWFGKRFVRQDQETMMEQAEGLRFRPAMMLIDDADKPAKWYFALKQRRLSGEGEHPLPGPVELHWRS